One stretch of Chiloscyllium plagiosum isolate BGI_BamShark_2017 unplaced genomic scaffold, ASM401019v2 scaf_52, whole genome shotgun sequence DNA includes these proteins:
- the LOC122548359 gene encoding E3 ubiquitin-protein ligase RNF183-like — MPADTECSICYYPYARRTRSPRILPCGHIFCSQCLLTLLSSAERRGSGVYELPCPLCRQPAQALPAGGELPFPVDPALDRLALTERGPESIAERGPKRWVRSLKRRLGLGGLRHPRSDAVCVDMRDMVLMASFHLI; from the exons ATGCCAGCAGACACAGAGTGCAGCATCTGTTACTACCCCTATGCCAGGAGGACTCGGAGCCCCAGGATCCTGCCCTGTGGGCACATCTTCTGCAGCCAGTGCCTCCTCACCCTGCTGTCCTCGGCGGAGCGCAGGGGCTCGGGCGTTTATGAGTTGCCGTGCCCGCTGTGCCGCCAGCCAGCCCAGGCCTTGCCAGCGGGCGGCGAGCTTCCGTTCCCCGTGGACCCGGCCCTTGACCGCCTGGCGCTGACCGAACGAGGCCCTGAGTCGATCGCCGAGCGAGGGCCCAAGCGGTGGGTGAGGAGCCTGAAGAGGAGACTGGGACTTGGGGGCCTGAGACACCCGAGGTCCGACG CTGTGTGTGTGGACATGCGCGATATGGTTCTGATGGCGAGTTTTCACCTCATTTAA